The Saprospiraceae bacterium genome includes a window with the following:
- a CDS encoding alpha/beta hydrolase: MRNKILLLSFCLLATLTFSQGKVENGNIVIGKIDSVQSNILGENRKIWVYVPDGAVNNTERFPVVYVLDGNGHFSSVVGMIQQLSTINGNMMCPKMIVVGIPNTDRTRDLTPTKIDSDPFMPTDSAFYKTSGGGEKFISFIEKELMPLIESKYPTAPYKMLIGHSFGGLAVMQTFVHHNDLFNSYICIDPSMWWDKEKLLNQTQKVLAEKKFEGKSLYLGIANTLEDGMDIKKVQKDTTKETEHIRSILKLQAALEKNKQNGLKYKGKYYPDDTHGSVPLITEYDALRFFFDFYPLKLGMKDFMDSTGTLAIKYRNHFTYLSGKMGYQIKPDEREINYMGYDFLNRKMYKTAESLFKLNVDNYPESFNAYDSYGDYFVAVKDTTNAIIQFKKALSIKENEVSRKKLTELEGAEK; this comes from the coding sequence ATGAGAAACAAAATCTTACTTCTCTCTTTTTGTCTTTTGGCAACACTTACTTTTTCTCAGGGAAAAGTAGAAAATGGAAACATCGTCATCGGCAAAATAGACAGCGTCCAATCCAACATTTTGGGTGAAAACAGAAAAATCTGGGTTTATGTGCCTGATGGCGCTGTCAACAATACAGAGCGTTTTCCTGTGGTGTATGTATTGGATGGTAACGGACATTTCTCATCTGTCGTAGGTATGATTCAACAGTTGAGCACCATTAATGGCAATATGATGTGTCCTAAAATGATCGTAGTGGGCATTCCGAACACCGACAGAACAAGGGACTTAACGCCGACCAAGATAGATAGCGACCCTTTTATGCCGACGGACAGTGCTTTCTATAAAACATCGGGAGGTGGAGAAAAATTTATTTCATTCATTGAAAAAGAGCTGATGCCTCTTATTGAATCGAAATATCCAACAGCACCTTATAAAATGTTAATCGGGCATTCTTTCGGAGGTTTAGCGGTGATGCAAACTTTTGTTCATCACAACGATTTATTTAATTCCTATATTTGCATTGACCCGAGTATGTGGTGGGACAAAGAAAAGCTTTTGAATCAAACGCAAAAGGTTTTGGCAGAAAAGAAGTTTGAAGGGAAATCTCTGTATCTGGGCATCGCCAATACACTAGAGGATGGTATGGATATAAAAAAGGTGCAAAAAGATACCACAAAAGAAACGGAACATATTCGTTCCATTTTAAAATTGCAAGCTGCTTTAGAGAAAAACAAACAAAATGGCTTAAAATATAAGGGCAAGTATTACCCCGACGATACGCACGGCTCTGTGCCACTAATTACTGAATACGATGCATTGCGCTTTTTCTTCGATTTTTATCCTTTAAAGCTCGGTATGAAAGATTTTATGGATTCCACGGGTACCCTGGCAATTAAATATCGGAACCATTTTACATATTTGTCCGGAAAAATGGGTTATCAAATAAAGCCTGATGAAAGAGAAATCAATTATATGGGCTATGATTTTTTGAATAGAAAGATGTATAAAACAGCAGAAAGTCTTTTCAAACTCAATGTGGACAATTACCCTGAAAGTTTTAATGCATATGATTCATATGGCGATTATTTTGTGGCTGTAAAAGATACGACAAATGCGATTATTCAGTTTAAAAAAGCCTTATCTATTAAGGAAAATGAAGTGTCGAGAAAAAAATTGACAGAGCTTGAAGGTGCTGAAAAATAA
- a CDS encoding nuclear transport factor 2 family protein — translation MRFSMIFIFVGFLFLSSCKQVEDTSASLAEPSQSDMTNVKAEIQALETAWATAQNAKDINALMAMYADDAISMPDGAPILNGKTAIQAKMAEEFASVPDGLTSVYTVQDVYGDANTVTEVGTGVTTDSTGAVVRTGKYVAIWQKRDGKYLCIREIYNNDAPTK, via the coding sequence ATGAGATTTTCAATGATTTTTATTTTTGTAGGATTTTTGTTTTTATCTTCATGCAAGCAGGTCGAAGATACTTCTGCTTCATTAGCAGAACCATCTCAATCTGACATGACAAATGTCAAAGCCGAAATACAGGCACTAGAGACCGCTTGGGCCACAGCACAAAATGCAAAAGACATCAATGCACTTATGGCTATGTACGCGGATGATGCTATCAGCATGCCTGATGGGGCACCTATACTCAATGGCAAAACAGCCATTCAAGCTAAAATGGCTGAAGAATTTGCAAGTGTACCCGATGGGTTGACTAGTGTCTATACTGTTCAGGATGTTTATGGTGATGCAAATACCGTAACTGAGGTAGGAACAGGAGTTACAACAGATTCAACAGGTGCTGTAGTCAGAACAGGTAAATACGTTGCTATCTGGCAAAAAAGAGATGGCAAATATCTCTGCATCCGGGAGATTTACAATAATGATGCTCCAACAAAATAA
- a CDS encoding DUF418 domain-containing protein has protein sequence MESDQQTTITEPVSETSRLKVIDALRGVALLGILLMNIPGFSMANYSFEAFKNDPSNVNFWVYAVISIFFEGKMRALFGMVFGAGVLLFIANKAKTGKSVHVIFYRRMFWLVLFGLIHAHLILWIGDILYLYGVCGMILYLFRNVKPKYLVMGIPLVAIMDFTGSTIFYKDIRAKRLDYVDAVKAQTASQTLTDAQTKALTEWREVEKTMIPSREDAKENTEKMKSDYSTVASYLRPMAFDGQTKYLLLSIWDSLALMLLGLALYKWGFVTGSWTNKDYWTVVKIGYGIGIPLVLYSFYYNFTHYSTLEANLARMEVTPMEWTGLIYPFQRILIVMGHAASIILLYKSGFMQGLFRRLEAVGQMAFTNYISHSIICTLFFFGYGLNFYAELEYYQIYYVAFAIWILQLIISPIWLRHFRFGPLEWLWRNLTYWKVQAFRK, from the coding sequence ATGGAATCTGATCAACAAACAACAATTACTGAACCAGTGTCTGAAACTAGTCGCCTTAAAGTCATTGATGCTCTTCGGGGAGTAGCACTTTTAGGTATTTTACTCATGAACATCCCTGGTTTTTCAATGGCCAATTACTCATTTGAAGCATTTAAAAATGACCCTTCCAATGTAAATTTTTGGGTTTATGCTGTGATATCCATATTTTTTGAAGGTAAAATGCGTGCATTATTTGGGATGGTATTCGGTGCCGGAGTATTGCTTTTTATTGCCAATAAAGCTAAAACCGGAAAATCGGTACACGTTATATTTTATCGTCGTATGTTTTGGCTGGTTTTATTCGGACTGATTCATGCACATCTTATTCTTTGGATAGGAGATATTCTGTATCTGTATGGCGTATGCGGAATGATACTTTATCTATTCCGCAATGTAAAACCTAAATATCTTGTGATGGGCATACCTTTAGTGGCTATCATGGACTTTACAGGGAGCACTATTTTTTATAAAGACATTCGTGCAAAAAGGTTGGACTATGTGGATGCTGTAAAAGCTCAAACTGCCAGTCAGACATTGACAGATGCCCAAACCAAGGCACTCACCGAATGGCGGGAAGTCGAAAAAACCATGATTCCCAGCAGGGAGGACGCTAAGGAGAATACTGAAAAAATGAAATCAGATTATTCCACAGTGGCAAGTTATTTAAGACCAATGGCATTTGATGGCCAGACAAAATATCTTTTACTCTCTATTTGGGATTCGCTGGCATTGATGCTGCTGGGATTAGCTTTGTACAAATGGGGTTTTGTCACTGGAAGCTGGACTAATAAAGACTATTGGACGGTGGTGAAAATAGGATATGGTATAGGTATTCCTTTGGTACTTTATAGTTTTTACTACAATTTTACGCATTATTCCACTTTAGAGGCCAATCTCGCCCGTATGGAAGTAACGCCGATGGAGTGGACAGGACTGATTTATCCCTTTCAGCGAATTCTGATCGTGATGGGACATGCAGCTTCGATCATATTGTTGTATAAATCGGGTTTCATGCAAGGACTTTTCAGACGGCTGGAAGCGGTGGGTCAAATGGCCTTTACCAATTACATTTCCCATTCAATTATTTGTACGCTTTTCTTTTTTGGTTACGGACTCAATTTTTATGCAGAACTTGAGTATTATCAGATTTACTATGTAGCTTTTGCTATTTGGATATTGCAGCTGATCATCAGCCCAATCTGGTTGCGTCACTTCCGTTTTGGTCCGCTGGAATGGTTGTGGAGGAATTTGACGTATTGGAAAGTGCAGGCTTTCAGGAAATAA
- a CDS encoding proline iminopeptidase-family hydrolase yields MKRQLYFYFVILCFTSSIFNTACKQISKNDNSSYFTKTQDGIQTGGVKLIPITTPKGNFNVWTKTIGHNPTTRLLLLNGGPGMSHEYFECFESFLPAEGIEIIYYDQLGCGFSDNPKDTSLWDLGRYVDEVEQVRKALNLGKDNFYLLGHSWGGILCMEYALKYQENLKGLIISNMMSDAPEYGKYADDVLAKLMDPKVLDTIRMIEKREDYENPKYMELLMPNYYAIHILRLPTDSWPEPVNRSFGRLNPSLYVTMQGPSEFGIAGKLEKWSVKNRLKEITVPTLVIGAQHDTMDPEHMKWMASEVINGTYLYCQDGSHMCMYDDQETYFKGLTDFLLRKI; encoded by the coding sequence ATGAAACGCCAACTTTATTTTTATTTTGTCATTCTATGTTTTACTTCATCTATTTTCAATACTGCCTGTAAGCAAATTTCAAAAAATGATAATTCATCTTACTTCACTAAAACTCAGGATGGCATCCAAACAGGTGGTGTAAAACTCATTCCGATCACCACGCCAAAAGGAAACTTTAATGTGTGGACAAAAACGATAGGGCATAACCCCACTACCAGACTCTTATTGCTCAATGGCGGTCCTGGCATGTCTCATGAATATTTTGAATGTTTTGAAAGCTTCCTCCCTGCGGAAGGTATCGAAATCATCTATTATGACCAGTTGGGATGTGGGTTTTCTGATAATCCAAAAGATACCTCTTTGTGGGATTTGGGAAGATATGTGGATGAAGTAGAACAGGTAAGAAAAGCCCTGAATCTGGGGAAGGACAATTTTTATCTTCTTGGACATTCATGGGGCGGCATCCTCTGTATGGAATATGCACTAAAATATCAGGAAAACCTTAAAGGACTCATTATTTCCAACATGATGTCAGATGCTCCGGAGTATGGAAAATATGCAGATGATGTACTGGCAAAACTAATGGACCCAAAGGTATTGGACACCATCAGAATGATTGAAAAAAGAGAAGACTATGAAAATCCAAAATATATGGAACTCCTAATGCCTAATTATTATGCCATACATATTCTCCGATTACCTACTGATTCCTGGCCCGAGCCGGTCAATCGTTCTTTTGGCAGACTGAACCCGTCACTGTATGTGACGATGCAGGGGCCCAGTGAGTTTGGTATCGCAGGGAAGCTTGAAAAATGGTCAGTAAAAAACAGGCTTAAAGAAATTACTGTCCCGACGCTGGTAATTGGTGCCCAACATGATACGATGGACCCTGAGCATATGAAATGGATGGCATCAGAAGTAATAAACGGAACGTATTTGTATTGTCAGGATGGAAGTCATATGTGTATGTATGATGATCAGGAAACTTATTTCAAAGGGTTGACTGACTTTTTGCTCAGGAAGATATAA
- a CDS encoding DUF418 domain-containing protein produces the protein METQNTTLSPVETGERITALDVMRGIVLCGILLMNINGFGLAHAYQDPTIAGGYEGWNLYTWIATNMFFEGTMRGLFSLLFGVGMFILLDRMDKRHAGIKGADIYFRRLIWLLLFGVLHAYLLIWAGEILFNYALMGFLVYSFRRLAPKTLVIIAVVLFSIGSFWNYMEYRGKVEMLAQVEQAKVLTTEGKELARDMKGATEEWEKIQEDRSPESIEFFNEGMRKGYFGVVAFNAPEVFKWKTYGPYRYDVWDILSMMLLGIALFKWNILSGDKSVRFYFTMVFLGYAVGLTVNYFETTHILNNNFSYLSFYEINTTYDLGRVAVSMGHIGLIMLFSKLNILSWLKYALACVGKMALTNYLTHSVICMIIFTGVGFGMFGRLQRFELLYVVFGIWIFQLIISPIWLRYFHYGPAEWLWRKLSYLNDPPFRKV, from the coding sequence ATGGAAACACAAAACACTACGCTGAGTCCAGTAGAAACCGGCGAACGGATTACAGCACTTGATGTTATGCGAGGCATTGTACTTTGCGGTATTTTGCTGATGAATATTAATGGATTTGGGCTGGCACATGCGTATCAGGACCCGACCATTGCAGGAGGTTATGAAGGATGGAATCTTTATACATGGATAGCCACTAATATGTTTTTTGAAGGCACGATGCGGGGACTCTTTTCACTCTTGTTTGGTGTAGGAATGTTTATATTACTGGATAGAATGGATAAAAGACATGCCGGGATCAAAGGGGCAGATATATATTTCAGACGATTGATCTGGTTGCTACTTTTTGGGGTGCTTCATGCATACTTACTGATCTGGGCAGGAGAGATATTATTTAATTATGCCTTGATGGGATTTCTGGTGTATTCATTCAGGAGACTGGCACCCAAAACGCTGGTTATCATAGCAGTGGTTTTGTTTTCTATAGGGTCATTCTGGAACTATATGGAATACAGAGGAAAAGTAGAAATGCTTGCACAAGTAGAACAAGCCAAAGTCTTGACAACAGAAGGAAAAGAACTGGCCAGAGACATGAAAGGTGCAACGGAGGAATGGGAAAAAATTCAGGAAGACCGTTCGCCGGAAAGTATCGAGTTTTTTAATGAAGGTATGAGAAAAGGATATTTTGGCGTCGTGGCCTTTAATGCACCGGAAGTTTTTAAATGGAAGACTTACGGCCCGTACAGATACGATGTCTGGGACATACTTAGTATGATGCTATTGGGGATTGCGTTATTTAAATGGAACATTCTTTCCGGAGATAAATCTGTTCGCTTTTACTTCACGATGGTTTTCCTTGGTTATGCGGTCGGTTTGACGGTTAATTATTTTGAAACAACACATATACTCAATAACAATTTTTCATACCTGTCTTTCTATGAGATCAATACCACTTATGATCTGGGGAGGGTAGCAGTTTCAATGGGCCATATTGGATTGATCATGCTTTTCAGCAAATTAAATATATTGAGTTGGTTGAAGTATGCCTTAGCTTGTGTGGGTAAAATGGCATTGACCAATTATCTGACGCACTCCGTCATTTGTATGATCATATTTACAGGAGTAGGTTTTGGGATGTTCGGTAGGTTACAACGCTTCGAATTGCTTTACGTGGTATTTGGCATCTGGATTTTCCAGTTGATTATCAGTCCGATTTGGCTAAGGTACTTTCATTATGGACCGGCTGAATGGCTATGGCGTAAGTTGAGTTATCTCAATGACCCACCTTTCAGAAAAGTATAA
- a CDS encoding MBOAT family protein, producing the protein MLFNSLGFILFFVIVLILYYGPILNWINKKRMLLLTSYIFYGLWNPPLILLLWISTLVDWIAGNKLAIEENQSRRKMWLWLSMLVNLGFLGFFKYGNFLLENFTMLVNAVGWDFQARPMDILLPMGISFYTFQTMSYTIDVYYKKNQPARTFLDFALYVTFFPQLVAGPIVRAKDLISQFYEEKKATVDHFIWGLFLLTLGLFEKVVMADSMLANTSDTVFDAGKVLNFWDAWTGTLAFSGQIFFDFAGYSSCAIGIAYMLGFILPDNFLYPYGSIGFSEFWRRWHITLSSWLKDYLYIPLGGNKFGLTRMYVALMLTMLIGGLWHGAAWTFVFWGFLHGTYLIIERVLRKVVKAEINVWQGFLLAILTYTLVNFTWVFFRAKEFVTAKNMILSMLYLNDEGEKILGYFDIIKVMVISGILFLTHWYMRRNTVKSIAVKINPWALGVLWAMMVFLISIAQGSGEQFIYFQF; encoded by the coding sequence ATGTTATTTAATTCACTAGGATTTATTTTATTCTTCGTTATCGTCCTGATTTTATATTATGGTCCTATACTTAACTGGATCAACAAAAAGAGGATGTTGCTGCTCACCAGCTATATTTTTTACGGATTGTGGAATCCGCCTTTAATTTTACTGCTTTGGATTTCAACTCTGGTAGATTGGATTGCAGGCAATAAACTGGCTATAGAAGAAAATCAATCCCGCAGGAAAATGTGGTTATGGCTAAGTATGCTTGTCAATTTGGGTTTTCTTGGTTTTTTTAAATACGGTAATTTTTTATTGGAGAATTTTACCATGCTTGTCAACGCTGTTGGGTGGGATTTTCAGGCCAGACCTATGGATATATTATTGCCGATGGGGATTTCCTTTTATACGTTTCAGACGATGTCTTATACCATAGATGTTTATTATAAAAAGAATCAGCCTGCCCGTACATTTTTGGATTTTGCTTTATATGTGACATTCTTTCCTCAATTGGTAGCGGGTCCTATTGTCCGGGCCAAAGATCTGATCTCGCAGTTTTATGAAGAGAAAAAAGCAACAGTCGATCATTTTATCTGGGGTTTATTTCTCTTGACATTGGGACTGTTTGAGAAGGTAGTCATGGCCGATAGTATGCTGGCTAATACTTCAGATACTGTTTTTGATGCAGGAAAAGTTCTTAACTTTTGGGATGCCTGGACCGGGACACTGGCATTTTCAGGACAGATATTTTTTGATTTCGCAGGATATTCAAGTTGTGCGATAGGAATTGCTTACATGTTGGGATTTATCCTTCCAGACAACTTTTTATACCCATATGGCTCCATCGGATTTTCAGAATTCTGGCGCAGGTGGCACATTACACTCTCATCCTGGTTGAAGGATTATTTATATATTCCATTGGGCGGAAACAAATTTGGTCTAACCAGAATGTATGTAGCACTGATGTTGACTATGCTTATCGGGGGCCTTTGGCACGGAGCTGCATGGACATTCGTATTCTGGGGCTTCCTTCACGGTACCTATCTGATCATTGAAAGAGTGCTTCGCAAAGTTGTAAAAGCAGAAATAAATGTCTGGCAGGGATTTTTATTAGCCATTTTAACCTATACATTAGTTAACTTTACATGGGTATTTTTCAGGGCTAAAGAATTCGTTACTGCAAAAAATATGATTTTATCCATGTTGTATCTGAATGACGAAGGAGAAAAAATACTTGGATATTTTGATATTATAAAAGTGATGGTCATATCAGGAATACTGTTTTTAACCCATTGGTATATGCGCAGAAATACCGTTAAATCAATTGCTGTAAAAATTAATCCGTGGGCTTTAGGTGTGTTGTGGGCGATGATGGTGTTTTTAATTTCTATCGCTCAGGGGAGTGGTGAGCAATTCATCTATTTTCAATTTTAA
- a CDS encoding outer membrane beta-barrel protein, which translates to MIVIICFHNTVHSQVKGKITEISGSPLGYANILLLQAGDSTFIKGEIASEDGTFQFREIPEGDYLCEFSMVGYPNKYSQVFTITANSGIVDLGTATMDESITIEGVEIVAKRAFLEQKIDRMVVNVSNSITNAGGNALEVLQRSPGIQVNLLSRTISLVGKEGVVIMINGQISRIPADAVIQLLEGMNADNIDRIELIHTPPANFEAQGNAGIINIVLKSTGDEGLNGTYSLNAGRGRGNKYGGSINLNYRKKQINIFGGYDHKYNLNPQVFTNYRGIQQGSDFLETDTRSDRNHTPTTGQNARLGVDFQLSKNTVLGVLTTMLDRNWYMEAVNTAEYFTNGKEDFRIIMPNVETNHARSYTGNINLTHKFSGNQSINIDADLVSYNINNPSNYDVNTFNTTGTLTSQYSLRIDKKTPINIGVVKMDYTWDINKDFKMEAGAKYIETGFDNDIIVDSTGISKVWTNLKDYTSYSTLNENIIAGYGTFSGKISDKTEFKGGLRYEYTNSNLSAIGQPNIVDRHYPSWFPSIFLNHKISEKNSINFSYSRRISRPGLMQMAAFLVFSDPTTLLGGNPAIQPSFTNALKLDLTHNSIRFGLSYSIENSPIGIVPTVDAITNRQINSWQNLINTKVANANFYFPLHPTAWYDLTSNFFINSSVTNFELEGKPFQIHNVNYGFNINNSIKLPKGFALEVTGNFNSPGYWGVAKSKANGTFNVGIQKSLGNNWGNLRFNANDIFMSSNWYLLTEQPQVNLLVNSSFRFAERVFMLSWTNTFGNSKLKSSRNRQTGSAEEVQRI; encoded by the coding sequence TTGATAGTTATAATCTGCTTTCATAATACAGTTCATTCACAGGTCAAAGGCAAAATCACAGAGATATCCGGATCTCCACTTGGCTATGCAAATATTTTATTATTACAGGCTGGTGACTCAACATTTATTAAAGGTGAAATAGCAAGTGAAGACGGCACATTTCAATTCAGAGAAATTCCGGAAGGCGATTATCTTTGCGAATTCAGCATGGTAGGATATCCTAATAAATATTCTCAGGTTTTCACAATAACAGCGAATTCCGGTATTGTAGATTTGGGCACTGCCACGATGGATGAAAGTATCACAATTGAAGGCGTCGAAATTGTTGCCAAACGTGCTTTTCTGGAACAAAAGATAGACCGAATGGTAGTCAACGTTTCCAATAGTATCACCAATGCAGGAGGGAATGCCTTGGAAGTATTGCAGCGTTCTCCCGGCATACAGGTCAACCTTTTAAGCCGAACCATCTCATTGGTTGGAAAAGAAGGTGTTGTCATTATGATAAATGGACAGATATCACGTATTCCTGCAGATGCTGTGATCCAATTACTGGAAGGAATGAATGCTGATAATATAGATCGTATCGAATTAATACATACCCCTCCTGCAAATTTTGAAGCACAGGGAAATGCCGGTATTATCAACATTGTATTGAAATCCACAGGTGATGAAGGACTGAATGGAACCTATTCATTAAATGCCGGACGTGGCAGAGGGAACAAATATGGTGGCAGTATTAATTTAAATTACCGTAAAAAACAAATAAATATTTTTGGGGGATATGACCATAAATACAATCTGAACCCACAGGTTTTTACAAACTACAGAGGTATTCAGCAAGGGAGTGATTTTCTGGAGACTGACACCAGAAGTGATAGAAACCATACACCCACAACTGGTCAAAATGCCAGGCTGGGTGTAGATTTTCAATTGTCTAAAAATACAGTTCTTGGAGTTTTAACTACTATGTTGGACAGGAATTGGTATATGGAAGCAGTGAATACAGCAGAATATTTTACAAACGGGAAAGAAGACTTCAGAATAATCATGCCAAATGTGGAAACCAATCATGCAAGGTCGTACACAGGTAATATTAATTTAACTCATAAGTTTTCTGGAAATCAAAGTATAAATATTGATGCAGATCTGGTCAGTTATAATATCAATAACCCCAGCAATTATGATGTTAATACATTTAATACAACAGGTACCCTGACATCTCAATATTCACTTCGAATTGATAAAAAGACACCAATCAACATTGGTGTAGTTAAAATGGATTATACCTGGGATATAAATAAAGATTTTAAGATGGAAGCAGGAGCCAAGTATATTGAAACCGGCTTTGACAATGATATTATAGTAGATAGTACTGGGATAAGTAAGGTCTGGACTAATCTAAAAGATTATACATCCTACTCCACATTAAATGAGAATATAATTGCAGGATATGGAACATTTTCTGGAAAAATAAGTGACAAAACGGAGTTTAAAGGAGGGCTGAGGTATGAATATACCAATAGTAATTTAAGTGCCATCGGTCAGCCTAACATAGTAGACAGACATTATCCTTCTTGGTTTCCAAGCATTTTTTTAAATCATAAAATATCTGAGAAAAATAGTATTAATTTTTCATATAGCCGCCGGATTTCAAGGCCTGGATTAATGCAAATGGCTGCTTTTCTTGTTTTTTCGGACCCTACCACATTATTGGGTGGTAATCCCGCTATTCAACCTTCCTTTACCAATGCATTAAAATTGGATTTGACCCATAATTCCATTAGATTTGGATTGTCATATAGCATAGAAAATTCACCTATCGGTATAGTACCGACAGTAGATGCAATTACCAACAGACAAATAAACAGTTGGCAAAACCTGATAAACACAAAAGTGGCTAATGCCAATTTTTACTTTCCACTACATCCGACAGCATGGTATGACCTGACGAGTAATTTTTTTATTAATTCATCGGTAACGAATTTTGAATTGGAAGGAAAGCCATTTCAAATTCATAATGTCAACTATGGTTTTAATATCAATAACAGCATAAAATTACCAAAAGGTTTTGCTTTAGAAGTCACAGGAAACTTCAATTCACCGGGATATTGGGGAGTAGCCAAATCCAAAGCAAATGGTACATTCAATGTCGGCATTCAAAAAAGTCTGGGAAATAATTGGGGAAATTTAAGATTTAATGCCAATGATATATTTATGTCCTCCAATTGGTATCTTTTAACAGAGCAACCACAGGTTAATCTATTGGTTAATAGTTCATTCAGATTTGCCGAACGGGTATTTATGTTATCCTGGACCAATACCTTTGGAAATTCAAAACTTAAATCTTCCAGAAACAGACAAACAGGATCAGCAGAAGAAGTCCAACGAATTTAA